The following are encoded in a window of Telmatobacter sp. DSM 110680 genomic DNA:
- a CDS encoding tetratricopeptide repeat protein, translated as MRVRLSHIVIVAIVTAGAALLMCGAAFSPSSDTTLQNPSPSQALPIKIDYPLEGSVFPPEITPPTFLWHDANESSKRWVLEISFAGVSTPLRINAPGDLLQRGQSDPDAGPDLALTLEQATTHTWKPDIATWEKIKHLSVNSPARITIMGLAPNVTEPSSIGHVTISTSSDPVGAPVFYRDVPLRLPPPEEKGPIAPLPRSAIPLIKWQIRDISQPKSHLVMTNLPTCANCHSVSRDGTTFGLDLDGPRNDKGLYALVPISKDMTIRNSNVIHWSSFGLNEETRAADPAVKRFGFMSQVSPTGRYVVTSIGPPNNTNKHQNEEPGFASGILDRIYSTNYRSIQFSQVFYPTRGILAWYDSKEGKMRPLPGADDAQYVQTSAFWSPDGKYLIFSRALARDPYPVGAAKPEQANDPGETQIQYDLYKIPFNEGRGGKAVPVEGASANGMSNNFPKVSPDGKWIVFVQNKNGLLMRPDSKLYIVPFAGGKARLMHCNLAPMNSWHTWSPNGHWLAFSSKARGPYTRLMLTHIDADGNDTPAIIVDDTTAANRAINIPEFINLPAGTSIDKIDPEATNFYRLFDQAYAQIEASQFSEAIDTLHKAIATNPEDPLSHYILATALSANDQERDALIEYRKAVSLMPTNPTFLDHLAVSLALNGDSDGAIEQLNRAIAVDPGSVEYRFNVAYVLESRGDFDGAVAPLEKAVALSRGKDWRCLAELAKVYDKTGRTADAIPAVRQALDLAVKQNDQQAAATLQDALNHYQHFDSGRKPN; from the coding sequence ATGAGGGTTCGTCTTTCCCACATTGTGATTGTGGCGATCGTCACTGCGGGCGCGGCGCTGCTGATGTGTGGCGCCGCATTTTCGCCATCATCTGATACAACACTCCAAAATCCATCACCGTCGCAGGCCTTGCCGATCAAGATCGACTATCCGCTGGAAGGCTCCGTCTTCCCTCCCGAAATCACACCGCCCACATTCCTTTGGCACGATGCCAACGAGTCATCGAAACGGTGGGTGCTTGAAATCTCATTCGCCGGAGTGTCGACTCCCCTCCGCATAAACGCACCGGGCGATCTGCTTCAACGCGGTCAAAGCGATCCGGATGCTGGGCCTGACCTCGCTCTGACGCTTGAACAAGCCACAACGCACACGTGGAAACCCGACATCGCAACCTGGGAAAAAATCAAGCATCTGTCTGTCAACTCACCGGCTCGCATCACCATCATGGGCCTAGCGCCGAATGTGACCGAGCCCAGCTCAATTGGTCACGTCACAATCTCGACGTCGTCCGATCCGGTTGGTGCTCCAGTCTTCTATCGCGATGTTCCCTTGCGTCTTCCGCCACCTGAAGAAAAAGGCCCAATCGCCCCGCTCCCTCGCTCAGCGATTCCCCTGATCAAGTGGCAGATTCGTGATATCTCTCAACCCAAAAGCCACTTGGTGATGACCAATCTGCCCACATGCGCCAACTGCCATTCCGTCTCGCGCGACGGCACCACGTTCGGCCTCGATCTTGACGGCCCCCGCAATGACAAGGGTCTCTATGCACTCGTCCCCATTTCGAAAGACATGACCATTCGCAATTCCAACGTCATTCATTGGAGTTCTTTCGGGCTGAACGAGGAGACGCGCGCCGCCGATCCAGCAGTCAAGCGCTTCGGATTCATGTCGCAGGTCTCACCGACGGGTCGATACGTTGTCACTTCCATTGGTCCGCCCAACAATACCAATAAGCATCAAAACGAGGAGCCTGGATTTGCTTCCGGAATTCTCGACAGGATCTACAGCACCAACTACCGCAGCATCCAGTTCAGCCAGGTTTTCTATCCCACCCGTGGCATTTTAGCCTGGTACGACAGCAAGGAAGGCAAGATGCGCCCGTTGCCGGGAGCGGACGATGCCCAATACGTCCAAACCAGTGCGTTCTGGTCGCCAGATGGCAAGTACCTCATCTTCAGCCGCGCCCTCGCTCGTGATCCCTATCCCGTAGGGGCGGCAAAGCCCGAGCAAGCTAACGATCCCGGCGAGACGCAAATCCAGTACGACCTCTACAAGATTCCATTTAACGAAGGCCGCGGAGGCAAAGCCGTTCCTGTCGAAGGTGCTTCCGCCAACGGAATGAGCAACAACTTCCCCAAAGTCTCGCCCGACGGTAAATGGATCGTCTTTGTGCAGAACAAGAACGGCCTGCTAATGCGCCCTGACAGCAAACTCTACATCGTGCCCTTCGCTGGTGGGAAAGCTCGCCTGATGCATTGCAATCTTGCACCCATGAACTCGTGGCACACGTGGTCGCCTAATGGACACTGGCTGGCGTTCTCCTCGAAGGCACGGGGACCTTACACGCGGCTTATGCTCACCCACATCGACGCCGACGGTAACGATACCCCTGCCATCATCGTTGACGACACAACGGCCGCCAACCGGGCCATTAATATTCCGGAGTTCATTAACCTGCCTGCCGGCACGTCGATCGACAAGATTGATCCGGAGGCCACCAACTTCTATCGCCTCTTTGATCAGGCCTACGCGCAAATCGAAGCCAGCCAGTTCTCTGAAGCAATCGACACGCTGCACAAAGCCATCGCCACAAATCCCGAAGACCCGCTCTCCCACTACATCCTTGCCACGGCCCTCAGCGCCAACGATCAGGAAAGGGACGCGCTCATCGAATACCGCAAGGCCGTCTCCCTGATGCCCACTAATCCCACCTTTCTCGACCACCTCGCCGTCTCCCTGGCCCTTAACGGCGACTCCGACGGTGCCATCGAGCAACTGAATAGAGCCATCGCCGTAGATCCCGGCTCGGTGGAGTATCGCTTCAACGTCGCCTATGTCCTTGAATCACGGGGCGACTTTGACGGGGCTGTTGCTCCTCTTGAGAAAGCAGTCGCGCTCAGCAGAGGCAAAGACTGGCGCTGTCTCGCGGAGTTGGCTAAGGTGTATGACAAGACAGGTCGTACCGCCGATGCCATCCCCGCAGTTCGCCAGGCGCTGGACCTCGCGGTCAAGCAAAACGATCAGCAGGCTGCGGCAACCCTGCAGGACGCGCTCAACCACTACCAGCATTTCGACTCGGGCAGGAAACCAAATTAA
- a CDS encoding serine/threonine-protein kinase, producing MGILDTIETGSTIDSYRIEAPIARSGMASIFRAVDTRDNRVVALKIPHPDMEADPILFDRFKRESEIGEKLDHPMVMRVFGGEKRSRIYMVMEWCDGRLLREILSEGRMPQDRAIRIAIEVLEGLEYIHEQGVIHRDLKPENIMVDANDNIKLIDFGIAGDSAARRLTYANFTATLGTADYISPEQVKGKRGDRRSDIYAVGIILYEMLAGRLPFSGSSPMEIMNDRLLNHPMPPALAEPSISPQLQEVLYRALERDPQNRYANAREFAHDLQHLNEVGVEDRVELRDWNKRKSHMKRQVLYYGALALIPVVILLLMMLVARHK from the coding sequence ATGGGCATACTCGACACCATCGAAACTGGTTCGACAATCGACTCTTACCGCATTGAAGCGCCGATCGCGCGAAGCGGTATGGCTTCGATCTTTCGCGCCGTGGATACGCGGGACAATCGTGTCGTCGCCTTGAAAATTCCACATCCTGATATGGAAGCCGATCCGATTCTTTTTGATCGCTTCAAACGCGAATCGGAAATTGGCGAGAAGCTCGATCACCCCATGGTGATGCGCGTGTTCGGCGGCGAAAAGCGCTCGCGTATTTACATGGTGATGGAGTGGTGCGATGGAAGATTGTTGCGCGAGATCCTCTCCGAAGGCCGGATGCCGCAGGATCGCGCTATTCGTATAGCCATCGAGGTTCTCGAAGGACTCGAGTACATTCACGAGCAAGGCGTGATTCACCGCGATTTGAAGCCAGAAAACATCATGGTCGACGCTAATGACAACATCAAGCTGATCGACTTCGGCATTGCAGGAGATTCGGCCGCGCGCCGGCTCACCTACGCCAACTTCACCGCCACACTGGGGACCGCCGACTACATCTCTCCCGAGCAAGTAAAGGGGAAACGCGGAGATCGCCGCTCTGATATTTACGCCGTCGGCATCATCCTTTACGAAATGCTCGCGGGCCGACTTCCCTTCTCCGGTTCCTCGCCCATGGAGATCATGAATGATCGGCTCTTGAATCATCCAATGCCACCGGCACTTGCCGAGCCTTCGATCTCGCCACAGCTTCAGGAGGTCCTGTATCGAGCCCTTGAACGCGACCCCCAGAATCGTTATGCCAACGCCCGCGAATTTGCACATGATTTGCAACATCTGAACGAGGTTGGCGTTGAGGATCGAGTCGAATTGCGCGATTGGAACAAGCGAAAATCCCACATGAAGCGGCAGGTTCTTTACTACGGCGCGCTCGCCCTGATTCCAGTTGTTATCCTGTTGTTGATGATGCTCGTAGCTCGGCACAAGTAG
- a CDS encoding transglutaminase domain-containing protein, whose amino-acid sequence MRFHGALLFVSLLTVVTVPRVVHAQFPPVPKEELTMTADPKAPGAAAVYLYREETEDDPHAFRTIYARIKVLTEAGKSAAVVHINYPKTFVFNAVGTNSSRMATGNSNSWDAPSLNHLGEDQPWDTDSYVGKVEIGALEGRVIHPDGTIVPLTGKPSELLKATKGTRGSETSFTMPGVEVGSVIEYRYQVRYDRYLTAPDWKLQKEYFIHKEHFVFRPSKQFLPQQSKDVGAGDSALKDPHDNILTDIRFKPVLPAGKTLITDAMGNYVIDLTDVPPIPQETYAPPLTDQAYSVDFFYTYTPDVKDYWQKQMGFWTRALNAYTAPTQTLQNAVKEFVSQSDSPVDKAKKLYDVAQKIENTDSSPDGAPLTGSEFIPRGKVESVLLNKKGSSNQIAFLYLALMRTAGISARPERIASRSLRIFSAQFMDNIQLDTVLIGLQIDGKEILVDPGTSMAPFATLHWAHAGAGGVAMDANNKAQIIITPLQKNTDNSTLHVGTIDVSPQGAVSGTLKIGFIGQRGIELRQLGVRSGVEAVKSEIDAMIAQQVPSGINAAVDHIVYLDDPSKQLLAVISVTGSLSKSANGRIELPRNFFEAQERNPFPETPRELPIDMRYPAQEQEQITYTVPPGYTLEATPKDSTLKWEENAAYQVHTKIEGSSITEARILARGFTLLDPKDYGQLHDFYQKVVAADQQTLALSAAQASKLQ is encoded by the coding sequence ATGCGTTTTCATGGTGCCTTGCTTTTTGTTTCTCTGCTAACGGTTGTGACGGTTCCACGTGTTGTGCATGCCCAGTTTCCGCCTGTTCCCAAGGAGGAGCTGACCATGACGGCAGATCCCAAGGCGCCAGGGGCCGCGGCTGTTTATCTCTATCGCGAGGAAACTGAAGACGATCCGCACGCATTCAGAACGATCTATGCTCGCATCAAGGTGCTGACGGAAGCCGGCAAAAGTGCCGCCGTCGTTCATATCAATTATCCCAAGACTTTTGTCTTCAATGCAGTGGGTACGAATTCAAGCCGGATGGCAACGGGGAACTCTAACAGCTGGGACGCGCCGAGTCTCAATCACCTTGGCGAAGATCAGCCATGGGACACGGACAGCTATGTTGGCAAAGTGGAGATTGGAGCGCTCGAGGGCCGGGTAATCCATCCGGATGGAACAATCGTGCCGTTGACGGGTAAGCCTTCGGAATTGTTGAAGGCAACGAAAGGAACGCGCGGCAGCGAAACCAGCTTCACGATGCCGGGCGTTGAAGTCGGAAGTGTCATCGAATACCGCTACCAGGTGCGTTACGACCGCTATCTAACCGCTCCGGACTGGAAGTTGCAGAAAGAGTATTTCATTCACAAGGAGCACTTTGTCTTCCGGCCATCGAAGCAATTTCTCCCGCAACAATCGAAAGACGTTGGGGCCGGGGACAGCGCGCTGAAAGATCCGCACGACAACATTCTGACTGACATCCGGTTTAAGCCCGTTCTTCCAGCGGGCAAAACTCTCATTACGGATGCAATGGGGAACTACGTCATTGATCTTACGGATGTTCCCCCCATTCCACAGGAGACTTACGCGCCTCCGCTGACCGATCAGGCTTATAGCGTGGACTTTTTTTACACGTACACGCCGGATGTGAAGGACTACTGGCAGAAGCAGATGGGTTTTTGGACACGGGCGCTGAACGCCTATACCGCACCCACCCAGACGCTGCAAAATGCCGTGAAGGAATTTGTATCGCAGTCCGATTCTCCAGTCGATAAGGCGAAAAAACTCTATGACGTGGCGCAGAAGATTGAGAACACGGATTCGAGCCCGGATGGCGCGCCTCTTACGGGGAGTGAGTTTATTCCGCGCGGCAAAGTTGAATCGGTTCTCCTGAACAAGAAAGGATCGAGCAATCAGATTGCGTTTCTTTACCTGGCGCTGATGAGAACGGCAGGAATCAGCGCGCGGCCCGAAAGGATTGCGAGCCGCAGTCTTCGCATCTTCTCCGCGCAATTCATGGACAATATTCAGCTCGACACTGTGCTGATCGGATTGCAGATCGACGGTAAGGAGATCCTTGTTGATCCAGGCACGAGCATGGCCCCCTTCGCGACTCTTCACTGGGCACATGCGGGTGCGGGTGGAGTGGCAATGGATGCAAACAACAAGGCTCAGATCATTATCACGCCATTGCAGAAGAACACGGACAACAGCACCCTTCACGTGGGCACGATCGACGTGTCACCACAAGGTGCCGTCTCTGGAACGTTGAAGATTGGATTCATTGGACAGCGCGGGATCGAGTTGCGACAACTCGGAGTAAGGTCGGGGGTTGAAGCAGTGAAATCGGAAATTGACGCCATGATCGCGCAGCAGGTGCCATCTGGCATCAATGCCGCGGTCGATCACATCGTTTATCTCGATGATCCGAGCAAGCAGTTGCTGGCCGTAATCTCGGTGACGGGTTCCCTCTCGAAGAGTGCGAATGGAAGAATTGAGCTTCCCCGCAATTTCTTCGAGGCCCAGGAGAGGAATCCATTTCCAGAAACTCCGCGAGAGCTTCCGATTGACATGCGATATCCGGCACAAGAGCAGGAACAGATTACCTACACGGTGCCGCCCGGCTATACGCTCGAGGCAACTCCGAAGGATTCAACTCTGAAGTGGGAAGAGAACGCCGCGTACCAGGTTCACACGAAGATTGAGGGAAGTTCAATTACCGAGGCGCGTATTCTAGCGCGAGGGTTTACCCTGCTCGACCCAAAAGATTATGGGCAATTGCATGACTTTTACCAGAAAGTAGTAGCTGCGGATCAGCAGACCCTTGCGCTGAGCGCAGCGCAAGCAAGTAAGCTTCAGTAA
- a CDS encoding tetratricopeptide repeat protein, with protein sequence MRTGINGSRHARVSSLRFSVLIFAWGVAAFAGGAQEPCAPPDSMKARFAGKPDPTALNDLGAWFGEHDNYTCAAEAFATSLQMDPKQKDMPHVAFMFGASLYYAGDAKEAIPALQAAEQSGYNEIKLHLLLARAQDDAHARPEAETEWRSALDIDPEYSYALDALSDDLIADHDSKGTIELLDKPRLVPQRTVHQAMNLGTAYVLEGKREDAERILRDALNTYPDAVELASQLADVLTQSGRKAEAEAVLRIIKERKTGTAEAKDH encoded by the coding sequence ATGAGGACAGGCATCAACGGAAGTCGACACGCGCGGGTATCTTCATTGCGGTTTAGCGTACTGATCTTTGCGTGGGGCGTTGCGGCATTTGCGGGAGGTGCGCAGGAGCCCTGCGCACCTCCCGATTCCATGAAGGCGCGCTTCGCAGGCAAGCCGGATCCAACTGCGTTGAATGATCTCGGTGCGTGGTTTGGCGAGCATGACAACTACACCTGCGCCGCCGAAGCTTTTGCGACCTCGCTACAGATGGATCCAAAACAGAAGGACATGCCGCACGTCGCTTTTATGTTTGGGGCGAGCCTGTATTATGCAGGCGACGCAAAAGAAGCGATCCCAGCCCTGCAGGCAGCCGAGCAATCCGGCTACAACGAGATCAAGCTTCATCTGCTGCTAGCGCGGGCGCAGGACGATGCGCATGCGCGGCCCGAGGCTGAGACGGAGTGGCGCTCGGCGCTGGATATCGATCCGGAGTATTCCTATGCTCTTGATGCCCTGTCAGACGATCTTATTGCAGATCACGACAGCAAAGGCACAATCGAGTTGCTCGACAAGCCACGCCTTGTTCCCCAACGCACGGTGCACCAGGCGATGAATCTCGGGACAGCTTACGTGCTGGAAGGAAAACGCGAAGATGCCGAACGTATTCTTCGCGATGCTTTGAACACTTATCCTGATGCTGTTGAGCTTGCCTCTCAACTTGCCGACGTTCTAACGCAGTCGGGCAGGAAAGCAGAAGCGGAAGCGGTGTTGCGGATCATTAAGGAGCGCAAGACCGGCACCGCCGAAGCGAAGGATCACTGA
- a CDS encoding glutamine synthetase family protein, translated as MSSDYRNFLALSYEELEELNLEAKADRMNRLPFEEVRDKRIKYLTDQKHIKAVTVLFSDLEGRLHLLDYDKKFLLGSHENLTFDGSSIRGFTAQKESDLRLGIDWSAFYWVPADVFGNGKVLVFGTVIDKDGTPYSGDLRGVLKAYSEKLYKDKGYTLNAANEIEGFLFAGKDAERHYHETLKFDFINTGGYYHVLPLDPLRQFIDTAAEVQRAMGFQNEKDHPEVAPSQFEINYGYGEVVAAADQIQLYKLLCRQIANNMGYTACFLPKPVVGVNGSGMHTNVSVSKDKVNLMWDPKGQEMLSGFGWKFIDRILTSALDICLILNPSVNAYRRLDPHFEAPNQIKASATDRGSMVRVPIGNSRSMRVEVRSVAPDANPYLALYSIFKTGIDGNTAKIKNLRQAERYLPDHIQAAIDDFKGSEWIAEILGSDVQGRFADLKQASANRCARDLGTFVKAPEVQFHHEIYNQSLWNLF; from the coding sequence ATGTCATCCGATTACCGTAATTTTCTTGCCCTCTCGTACGAGGAGCTCGAAGAACTGAACTTGGAAGCTAAGGCAGATCGCATGAATCGTCTGCCGTTTGAAGAGGTTCGCGACAAGAGGATCAAGTATCTGACGGATCAGAAGCACATCAAGGCTGTAACGGTATTGTTCTCCGACCTTGAAGGTCGCCTGCACCTGTTGGACTACGATAAGAAGTTTCTACTCGGTTCGCACGAGAACCTGACCTTTGACGGCTCCTCGATCCGCGGATTCACCGCGCAAAAGGAAAGCGATCTGCGTCTGGGCATCGACTGGAGCGCCTTCTACTGGGTTCCGGCTGACGTGTTCGGCAATGGCAAGGTGCTGGTGTTCGGCACCGTCATCGACAAGGACGGCACACCCTACTCCGGCGACCTACGCGGTGTGCTCAAGGCCTACTCCGAGAAACTTTACAAGGACAAGGGCTACACGCTGAACGCTGCCAACGAAATTGAAGGCTTTCTCTTTGCCGGCAAAGATGCGGAGCGGCACTACCACGAGACGTTGAAATTCGACTTCATCAATACCGGCGGCTACTACCACGTGCTGCCCCTCGATCCCCTGCGCCAGTTCATCGACACGGCTGCTGAAGTGCAGCGCGCCATGGGCTTCCAGAACGAAAAGGATCACCCCGAAGTTGCGCCCAGCCAGTTCGAAATCAACTACGGTTACGGCGAAGTTGTCGCAGCCGCTGACCAAATTCAGCTCTACAAGTTGCTCTGCCGCCAGATCGCTAACAACATGGGATACACCGCATGCTTTCTGCCTAAGCCAGTCGTCGGCGTCAACGGCAGCGGCATGCATACAAACGTCTCCGTCTCCAAGGACAAGGTCAACCTGATGTGGGATCCCAAAGGCCAGGAGATGCTTTCCGGATTTGGGTGGAAGTTCATCGACCGCATTCTAACCAGCGCGCTGGATATCTGCCTGATCCTGAACCCCAGTGTCAACGCATATCGTCGCCTTGATCCGCACTTCGAAGCTCCGAACCAGATCAAGGCATCAGCCACCGATCGTGGCTCCATGGTGCGCGTGCCCATCGGCAACTCGCGCTCGATGCGTGTTGAGGTTCGGTCCGTCGCACCGGATGCGAATCCTTACCTGGCTCTTTACTCGATCTTCAAGACCGGCATCGATGGCAACACGGCCAAGATCAAGAATCTCCGTCAGGCCGAGCGCTACCTGCCTGATCATATTCAAGCGGCCATCGACGACTTCAAGGGTTCGGAGTGGATCGCCGAAATCCTTGGTTCGGACGTGCAGGGACGTTTCGCCGATCTGAAGCAAGCCTCTGCAAACCGCTGCGCACGCGACCTCGGCACCTTCGTCAAGGCTCCTGAAGTGCAGTTCCACCACGAGATTTACAACCAGTCGCTCTGGAACTTGTTTTAG